From Daphnia pulicaria isolate SC F1-1A chromosome 4, SC_F0-13Bv2, whole genome shotgun sequence, one genomic window encodes:
- the LOC124337284 gene encoding DNA-binding protein inhibitor ID-2-like — translation MVKAIQRKSVSSSSSPSSGSVLDGKVRKHPADHEQVEIQMYLSKLRELVPNMPKNRKVSKVEVINNVIDYICDLQTALLDQLQHPSAASALINNNNNNLVNGCALPIVMETSSSADCPTC, via the coding sequence ATGGTGAAGGCTATCCAACGCAAATCAGTGTCGTCATCTTCGTCTCCATCCAGCGGATCCGTCCTGGACGGCAAAGTTCGCAAGCATCCGGCCGATCACGAGCAAGTGGAGATCCAGATGTACCTGAGCAAACTGCGCGAGCTGGTGCCCAACATGCCCAAGAACCGCAAAGTCTCCAAGGTGGAAGTCATCAACAACGTCATCGACTACATTTGCGACCTCCAGACGGCCCTCCTGGATCAGCTCCAGCATCCATCGGCTGCTTCCGCcctcatcaacaacaacaacaacaacctggtCAACGGTTGCGCTCTGCCCATCGTCATGGAAACCTCCTCGTCGGCCGATTGTCCGACCTGTTAA